The Thioalkalivibrio thiocyanodenitrificans ARhD 1 nucleotide sequence GGAGAACGACAGCAGCGCCACCCGCGCCGCGCCCAGGAGCGCCCGTGCCGAGGCTTCGGAGGCGCGCGCGATGTCGGCCAGTTGCCCGGCGTCCGGCGCCACGTTGACCGCGCAATCGGCAAAGATGAACTCGCGTCCGTCGGGAAACACCATGAGGAAATACGACGACGGCGTCTCCACACCGTCGGCCAGACCGATGCCGATGCCGGCCGCCTCGATGACACGCCGTGTGGGGCTGTCGGCACCCGCCACCATGGCATCCGCCTCACCCGCCGCCACCATCGCCGCGCCCAGGTACAGGGGCTTGGTCAGCAGGCGGCGCGCCACCCCCGCCTTCATGCCCCGGGCGTCCACCAGCGCGGCCACGTGGGCGTCCGACGGTTCCGCCAGCGCAACCGGTTCACACAGGCCCTCCGCGCGCATCCGCAGGGCGGCCTCGGCCACGCGCGGCTCGTCGGGTTCGGGAAAGACCACACGTGCGCGCCCCTCGCGCATGCGCTCGCGGGTCACCGAAAAAGCATTCTCCAGTACCGGCATGAAACCCTCCACCTTCCCAAAAGGAGTCAGCCATGAGCGATGACGTCAAGATCAACCGCGGCCTCAAGGGCATCTACTTCGAGCGCTCCGGCGTCTCCCACATCGACGGCACCAGGGGCGAACTCCTCTACCGCGGCTATTCCATTCACGACCTCGCCACGCAGTCCACCTTCGAGGAGGTCGCCTACCTGCTGATCCACGGCGAACTGCCGACCGACAAGGCGCTGTCCGACTTCGACGCGCGCCTCAAGGCCGCGCGGGAACTTCCGCCGCAGGTCCACGACATCATTGCAGCCACGAAAGACGGCCACCCCATGGACGTGCTGCGCACTGCGGTCTCGGCGCTCGCGGCACTGGAGCCCGCCAGCCGCGAGGTGAGCGAGGAGGCGTTTATCGCCAACGGCATCCGGCTCACCAGTCAGGTGCCCATGATCGTCGCCGCCCACGAGGCCATCCGCAACGGCCGCGAGCCGGTGGCCCCCGACCCTGAGATGGGTCATGCCGCCAACTGGCTGTGGATGCTCAAGGGCAAGAAACCCTCCGAGGATGCCGCCCGCCTCGCGGACGTGGACTTCATCCTGCACGCCGAGCACGGCTCCAACGCCTCCAGCTTCGCGGCACGCGTCACCATCGGCACCCAGGCCAACCTGCACGGCGCCATCGTCACCGCGCTATCCACGCTCGCGGGCCCCGCCCACGGCGGCGCGGCCGAGGACGTGATGAAGATGGTACAGGAGATCGGAAGCCCCGAAAAAGCGGCCGACTACGTCAAGGCCAAGCGCGCTGCGCGCGAGCCGGTCATGGGCTTCGGGCACCGCGTCTACCGCGCCGAGGACCCGCGCGCCCGCCACCTGCGCGAAGGCGTGCGAAGGCTCAGCGAGGAGATGGGCTCACCCGAGTGGTACGAGATCCTGCAGGCCGTGGTGGAGGCCATGCAGCCCTATTCGCGCCACGGTCTGAACGTGAACGTGGATTTCTACTCCGGCGTTATCTACAAACTGCACGGCATCCCCATGGACCTCTACGTGCCCATCTTCGGCATCGGCCGCGTTCCCGGCTGGGTGGTCCAGTGCATCGAACAGCTCCAGAGCAACATCCTCATCCGTCCGCTGACGCTCTACAACGGGCCGGAGAAGCGCGACTACGTGCCCATCTCGAAACGCTGAGACCGTTTGCACAACCCGCGGTTCGCCCGTTCGCCCGGAGGACCGGGCTCCTACACCAAACCCGGAGCATCGCCCCGCCCTGTAGGAGCCCGGTCCTCCGGGCGAATGGGGTTTGGTTTGGGCCGGATCGCCCGGGGGACCGGGCTCCTACAGGGGGGATGAAGGCGCACGTAGGGAGCCGACAATCATAGGCATGGCTGGACCGGCCATTACTCCGGGATGAAGGCGCACGTAGGGAGCCGACCCCCATGGCACATCGGATGCCGGGCCTGTCTCCGGTCGATCTACATATAAGCCTTCGCCTCTTCACCCGGATCCGGCAGCCCCGCGATGCGCCACACGCGCAGGCAACTGCCGAAAAGGCCGTAGATCGCCTCGCGGGAAAAACCCGTTGCCCGGCACACGCGGCGCATGCTCGGCATGCCGCCCAGGGCGTGGAAGCGTGCGCGAACATGGAGGATCACCCGCCAGTGGGCCTCGGTGAGCACTCCGATACCCTCCCGCCAGGCGAGCCTCTCTGCCATTTCCTCGGTCCAGAGCGCCGGGTCGATGAGGAAGCCGCCCTCGTCCAGGAGTGTCTGCTGTTCGGGATGCGGGTCGACGGCGGGCCTGTCGATCGTCTTGAGTACGGTTGCTGCCATGGTGATACCTCGGTCGTGCGCGGTGCTTGCGCAAAGGATGATCTGGAAAGCTCCTGAACCGAGTATTTCCCCTTTGTCATATCAAGTGAAATAATTGTTTATGACATTCCATCACGAGACATGATATGGAACTCCGGCAGCTTCGCTCGCTGATCGCCCTGGTGGACGGGGGCTTCAGCGTGACCCGCGCGGCGCAGGCAGTGCACCTGGTGCAACCCGCCGTATCCCAACACCTGCGCCAACTGGAGGACGAACTGGGCACGCCGCTGTTCCTGCGTCACGGCAAGCGGCTGCTGGGCCTGACCGAGGCAGGCCTGCAGGTGGTACAGCACGCGCGCAACGCCCTGGCCGATACGGCCAACATCCAGGCCATCGGACGGGATCACGCGGAGGAGTCGCGCGGCGTGCTGCGCATCGGGACCACGCACACCCAGGCCCGCTACGTGCTGCCGCCCGTGCTGAGGGCCTTCAACACGGCCTACCCGGACGTGGAGGTGCAGATCCACCAGGCGACGCCCGCGCAACTGGTCGAGGCGGCGCTCGCAGACCGGATCGACCTGGCCATCTGCACCGAGGCCATCGCGGATCATCCGGATCTGGCCGCCTTTCCGGCCTATCGCTGGAACCGCTGCCTGATCGCGCCCCACGGGCACCCGGTGCTGAAGCGCAAACCGATCTCGCTGGAAGTCCTGTGCGAGTACCCCATCGTCACCTACGTGTTCGGCTTCACGGGCCGGCGCAACCTCAGCACCAGCTTCGCCAAGCTCGGCCTCCGGCCCCAGGTGGTGCTGAGCGCCGCGGACACGGACGTGATCAAGACCTACGTGCGCGAAGGCATGGGCATCGGCATCATCGCCGCGCTCGCCTACCAGCCTGATCAGGACGCGGATCTCGGCCGGCGCGATCTCAGCCACCTGTTCCCCTGGGAAGTCACCCGGATCGCCTACCCCAAGCGCAAGTACGTGCGCCGATTCCAGCAGCGCTTCATGGACCTCTTCCAGCAGGAGGTGGACCGGGTCGGCAAGGCGCACGGCCTGTGGCGGGTGTCGCGAACGCCGGGGGCCGAGAAGTGAGGACGACACCGGATCCACCGGCCCGCACCAAACGGTGCTCGCTCGCCGCCCGGTAGGCGCCCGGCCCTCCGGGCGAAACTCCGCGCCGCGAACACCAACCGGTCGCGGTTCCTGTCGGCTTCGTGAGGCGGATAAGCGAAGCGCATCCGCCAACCGCTGTCGATCAAGGGTGATCACCCGCGAGACATTCACGGGTGGCCCGTTGCTTCCTCCGCTCAGCCCCTGGCAACCACCGCACCACCGGCCGCCTTCCACCCTTCGATGCCGCCCTCGATGAAGCGGGCCTTGAGGCCTCGTGCCTGCTAAACAGGAACGGGACATCCATAACGTCAACGGCGTGGATGTCCCATTGCATCGTACCCACCCCGAAAACGGAGCCGCTGGCCCGAGTTTCAATACATTGCGGTAATCCGACCCCGTTCTCTCAGCCAGGCGTATCGCTTGAGGCGACTCGTACAGCAACTATATTCAGGGAGAAGGCACACGGCCCCACGGCCGAAGGAGCCCCCGATGAGCAACCACATGGCGGATGTCACCATCCACATCGACGAGGAGACCGATCACGCAACCCGCGAGCACATCCAGGATGCCCTGCGCGACCTGCCCGGCGTAATGGCCGCCTCCAACCAGCATGAAAGGCCGCACCTGATGGTGGTGCAATACGACCCCGAGCAGGTCAACAGCCGCACGCTGCTGGACTCGGTGACCGCCTCCGGCGTGCACGCCGAACTGATCGGCCTGTAGCCGCTCGCCATCGCCCCGGCCAGGAACGGCAAATCATTTCTTTCCATGGCCGGCCGGATCAGCATCCGTTTCTACGAGGAGCTCAACGACTTCCTGCCCGCCGGGCAGCGCAAGGCGGACATTGCACACAGCTTCAGGAACACCGGCTCGGTCAAGGACCTGATCGAATCGATGGGGGTCCCGCATACGGAAATCGACCTGATCCTGGTCAACGGGGTCTCGGTCGCCTTTGACTACCAGGTGCAGGACGGCGACCGCGTCAGCGTCTACCCGGTGTTCGAGGCCCTGGATATCCAACCGCTCACGCACCTGCGCCCGCGGCCCCTGCGGGTGACCCGCTTCGTGCTGGATGTCCACCTGGGAAGGCTTGCCGCCTACCTGCGCATGCTGGGTTTCGACTGCCTGTATCGCAACGATTACGAGGACGCCGCCCTGGCGCGGTTGTCCGTCGCAGAACACCGCATCCTGCTCACCCGCGACCGCCGCCTGCTCATGCTCAAGCAGGTCACCCATGGCTACTACGTGCGCGCCCGGCTGCCCCGGGAGCAACTGGTGGAGGTCATGACCCGCTTCGACCTGCTCAGGGCACGACGACCCTTCACCCGCTGCCTGCATTGCAACGGCCTGATCGAGCCTGTGGACAAGGAGGCCGTCCTCGAGCGCCTGCTGCCGCGCACCCGGGAGTACTACGAGAAGTTCTGGCAGTGCGCCCGGTGCGGGAAGATCTATTGGAAGGGCAGCCACTACCGGCGCATGCAGCGGCTGCTGGCAACCGTGGAAGCGGGCATGGCGGAACCGCCGGGGCCTACCTAGTGTCTTGTCCCGTCGCGGACAAGCGAGAAACCCTTAAAACAATTCATATTGCCCGGACGATCACGCCTCCAAGGGTGGATTACGGTCGCTCTCAGACAACTTCTCGTTCCGGCTCCAGCAGTTGCAGAGGTCCGACCCCGCCCACTGCGTCAGAGCGCCATTCCTGGCCCGAGAAATGGGCTTCCAAGCGGAAATCCCAGCCTGGAAACAAGGCGTTCGCTTGAGATATCAATATGTTGCCGTGGTCCGACCCCTTATTGCCTTGCGTCCGACCTCCCCCGGTATGGCCGGTTGTACTGACGGTCGCCGGCTGTAATATGCTGTGACCTTGGATTCGGAAATGGACTTCCGTCATGAAGACCACGTGGTACTTCCGGGCAGTGCGAACCCGACCGGATCGGGCAGCGATCAGGGACGAGTGGATCCGGCGTGTCATGGATCATCCCGAGAGGCAAGCCATCCAGGCCGACGGCCGGATTCGGCGATGGGCCAGGATCATGGAACGCGAGGGACGGTATCTGCGGGTCGTGCTGCTGTCGGACGGAGAGACGGTCCACAATGCGTTCTTCGACAGAGGGTTCAAGCCATGAAGGTCAAGTACTTCGAGGACACGGACACCCTGTACATCGAGTTCCGTAGCGGCGATATCGCAGAGTCAAGGGATCTTGATGAGAACACCGTACTCGATGTGGACGCAGACGGTAACATCTGCGCGATCACGTTCGAACATGCGAGTCAGCGAACCGACGTGCGGCATCTTACGGTGGAGGGGATTGCCGCGTAGGCACCTGGCCGACCCGGCGGACATTCTGGCAGCCGATGAGGCGCCAGCACGGAGCGAACTCTGTATGAGCAAGCGTCGCAAGGCCACACCTGACTTCCAGTCGGAAGCAGAGGAAAGGGCCTTCTGGGAAAGCCATGATTCCAGCGACTACGTCGATTGGAGCAAGGCGCAGCGTGTGTCTCTTCCCAACCTTAAGCCTTCAACAAAGACCATCTCACTCCGGCTCCCGGTGGCGCTGCTGGAGCGCATCAAGATCGAAGCCAACAAACGGGATATGCCCTACCAGTCTCTGATCAAGGCCTGGCTCGCCGAGGACGTTGCAAGGAATCACAGCGGCTGAGGTCGGCGTCCGCCTCGTGGATCCTGACCATGCTTCCCGGCTGGATGGCGTTGTGGCGGCCCTATCGGTCCTGGGTCGCGACCTCATCATTGAGGATCAGAAGCAGGTGGCGGCTTGAGTGCAAGTGGGCGCGCGGCGGATCGGCGGATACTGAGCCTCATGGTCGTTAGAGCCCCATTTTCATCCCCGGAAATGGGCCTCTAAGCGGGAATCACACCCCGCAAAACAAGGCGTTCTCCAGGGATATCAATGTGTTGCCGTGGTCCGACCCCGCGCCTTGACCCCCATTGATTCACAACCCCCTCAGCCATCGGGCTGCGCGACGCTGACCTGGTTCCGCCCGGCACGCTTGGCTTCATACATGGCGTGGTCGGCCCGCATCATCAGAGCGTCAAGGGAATCTCCCTCCAGGCGCGTCGCCACACCGATGCTGGCGGTGACCGTGAGCACGGTACCGTCGTCAAGCCCGGGCCGGCTGGCCTCCAGTTTATCGAGGACCCTGCGGGCAACCATGGCGGCTCCGCCCATCTCGGTATCCGGCAGGGCGAGCATGAATTCCTCGCCACCGATTCGGGAGACGATATCGATGCCCCGTGTCTCGGCCCGGCACAGGGCACCCACAAACGCGAGGATCCGGTCACCCGCGGCGTGGCCATGGGTGTCGTTGATTCGCTTGAAGTGATCCACGTCGAGTTCGAGCAGGGAGAGTGGCGCATCATGCCGCGCGGCACGCTCCATCTCCCGGGCCATGGCCTCGAGGAATCCATGCCGGTTCAGGGTGCCGGTCACCGAGTCGGTGAGCGCCCGCTCGCGAAGCTCTGCCTCCAGCAGCTTGCGCGAGTGCACCTCGGAGCGCAGCGCGCGATTGAGCGTGTAGAATTTGAAAAGCACGGCAGCGCTCAGCGCGACGATCAGCCCGGTGATCAGCGCCGTGTACAGAAGCCAGCGCCACTGCGTCGGTTCCGCGGGCTGGAACATGAAGGCATCGATATCCACCGGACCATGCATCAGCCCCGCCGCCTCGAACTCGCGGGCGATGGATGCCCAGCGCGCCGGGTTCATGTAGCCGATCTCGATGAGATCAGGGATCAGCAGGCGCCGGATATTGTCCGCTTCGAATCGCAGGAAATCCCGTCCGAACTCCGGTTCATGTTCACGCTCGATGAGCGCGATGACCTCCTCCTGGTGATTGAAGGCGTAAGTCCAGCCCCGCACGAGCGCCTCGCGAAACGCGACCACGATCTCGTTGTTACGTTCGGCGTAGTCGGCCGTGGTGAACAGCGTGTCGCCATAGAAGTCGATACCCGCCACCTTGGGATCGAAGACCCGGTAACGCTCCCCGGCCCGGGCGAGATAGAAGGGCTCAGTGGTCAGGTAAGCGGTCATGCCCACCACGTCCCCGTCCACCACCTCCAGTGGGTTCCCGGTGTGCTCGACCATATTGACCCGGCCGGAGTCCACTCCCTCCCTGTGCAGGTAAGCGAGCAACTCCTCGGAGTAGGGCTCCACCATAATGGTCCTGCCTTCCAGATCCCGCGGCGAAACGATCTCCGGGTCGTCATGGGCGATCAGGATGTAGGGGGAATGCTGGAAGATAGCCGCCACCCCCACCACCGGCAGGCCGCGGCTGCGGGTGATCAGCAGGCCGGACGTCCCGACCCCGAAATCCGCCCGACCGCCCAGGACCTCCTGCGTCGGATTGACGTGAGGCCCGCCCTCCACGAGCGTCACGTCCAGTCCAGCTTCACGGAAATAGCCCTGCGCCTCGGCCGCGTAGAAGCCGGCGAACTGAAACTGATGGAACCACTTGAGTTGCACACGAACGGGGGCAAGGTCCGCCTCAGCCTTCGCCGGAATTTGTGTGGCTGTCGCCAGCAAAAAGCCAGCCAGAATGGTTGCCAGGAATCGCCGCAAGATTATGGTCATCCGCCCGAATCGGATCCGCCGCCCGAAGGCGTTATTTGCCACAGGTTACCAACACTACGCGTCCGGGTCAGGATCAATCCCAACTGCTCCGGATGTGCAGGGGGTGATCACCGACGGCGCGACCCGACAGGAAGTCGTGAAGGAAGCGAGGCGCCGGGTGCCGCCCTTGCAGGTTACGCGCTCAAGGGAGTTGAGCTGCCCCTCGAAGGCGAAGCGGGGCCAGTGCCTGGCGCCCGTAGCGCCGCTTGTGGCCGCCAAACCGGCCTTGCGTGCCGCCATGCGTGAAGAAGGGGTCTCCAATGTGGCCCTGGCCCGCCGTCTGGGGGTGTCCGAAGCCGCGGTCCGCCGCCTCGTGGATCCGGACCACGCCTCCCGGCCGGATGGCGTTGTAGCTGCCCTATCGGTCCTGGGTCGCGGCCTCATCATCGAGGATCAGAGGCAGGTGGCGGCTTGAGTGCACGTGGGCACGCGGCGGATCGCCGGATACGAGCCCCTTGGGCGTTTGAGCGCCATTTTCATCCCCGGATATGGCCTTCCAAGCGGGAATTGCAGCCCGAAAACCAGGCGTTCGCCCGAGGTATCAAGGTGTTGCCGGTGATCCGACCCCGTTCTCCCCCGCTCTCCGGTGACCGCGCTCGGAAAGGGGACAGAACCAGCCCGATCTTGGCCAACTCCGTATATGAAGGTAATATACGTTTCATGCTGAACTGGGCGCAGGTCAAGGGATTTGACTGGGACATCGGCAATGCTCGTAAGAGTGCCGACAAGCACGGCGTCAGTCAGGCCGAGGCCGAGCAGGTGTTTTTCAATGTACCCCTGCTCCTGGCGACTGATTCAAAGCATAGCGTGCAGGAACAACGCTACCACGCCCTGGGCAGGACGGATGATGGCCGACTGCTTCACATCACATTCACGTTGCGTGTTTCCGGAACCCTGATCCGTGTGATCTCTGCGTGGAATATGCACCGGAAGGAGCGGATTTTCTATGAGCAAGCGTCGCAAGACCGCACCTGACTTCCAGTCGGAAGCAGAGGAAAGGGCCTTCTGGGAAAGCCATGATTCCAGCGACTACGTCGATTGGAGCAAGGCGCAGCGTGTGTCTCTTCCAAACCTGAAGCCTTCAACAAAGACCATCTCACTCCGACTCCCGGTGGCGCTGCTGGAGCGCATCAAGATCGAAGCCAACAAACGGGATATGCCCTACCAGTCTCTGATCAAGGCCTGGCTCGCCGAGGACGTTGCAAGGAAACACGACGGCTGAGGCGATCATCCGCCGCCTCGTGGATCCGGACCATGCCTCCCGGCTCGATGGCGTTGTGGCTGCCCTATCGGTCCTGGGTCGCGGCCTCATCATCGAGGATCAGAGGCAGGTGGCGGCTTGAGTGCACAAGTGGGCGCACGGCGGAGCGCCGGACACAGGGCCCCGTGGGCGTTAGAGCGCCACTTTCATCCCCAGAAATGGCCTTCTAAGCGGGAATCCCAGGCCGAAAAACGGGCCTGTAACCCGGGATATCGATGCGTTAACTTAATCCGACCCCGTTGGTGGCAGCAACGATTCAACCTCTACCGCCTTGGTACGGCTCCGGTAGTCAAATACCGTTCAAGCCGGCCACAATGCTTCGCTGATTCTGTTTCTGACGTATATGACTTGAACTCTTCGTGTGCCCTTTGCCATTCCTCGCAGGCGCGCGCAAGTGCCGCACCTGTCTTATCAGCTAGTCGCTGCTGCCGCCGCCTTGATTCCAGCGCTTCGCTCTCCGCGCGTGCCTTTGCCCTCAACACGGAGGTTTCGCGCTGCACCTTGTTCATTTGTGTTGTTACTTCGTTGGAGATTCCGACAAGAGCCTGCTCCATTTGGTGTTCGACGACCTTCATCGTGATCCAGGTAGATAGTAGATTGCCTGCCGTCACGCCGATGGCGATGACGACCAAGAGGGCCAAGTACTTGGTAAGACCGCGTTCACCGTTCATCTTCTCAAGGAGCCCCTTTCTTCTCCCGTTTCCCAGATTTTAAGGCATATCCCCTTCCCTCTCCTACTCCTTCATCTGCTGCTCCAAGCAACCCGAGAAAAGGCGATCGAACAGCGAAGATGTGGAGGCATGGGGACACCCTTCTCGTTTTACTAGCTTCTCGAGGGCGCCGAGCAGTGCTCATAGTTCCTGTCAGACAGCTCTTGACACCGAATCGAGCAACAGCGTCACACATTAAGGCTGTTCTCCTTCTTCATTTTACCTGCGCAGGCAACCAGGACTTGCCCCCGGCTTCTCGACAAGATCGAACAACCGGTTATCCACTGAGGATAGCCCGCCAATCAGGCGATAGGCTGGCCAATTCGCTGCCTTGTTTCCAGAGAAGACCGTTCTGCAAATCAGCCTGAGCATATGCCCATCTGGCAATCTGATAACTGGCATCGCGGTCATGCAATAGGCCTCGCCTGTCAAATGCCTCTGTGAGTTTACTATCTTGTTCCTCGTTCCGTTGGCGCCAGCGCTGCAAATGCTCTAAGGCCGCAAGGTGATCGGACTTGGCACGGTTACAGCTTGGGTGCGCAAGCACGAAATTGTGTCCCAAATCGATGGGATAACGGGAACGCGGGATGAAGTGGTCCACGTCGGACGCAGCGCGAAGCTGTCGTTCGCAGTAGAAGCACCTTGGACCGTCGATTTCCAGCAACACCTTTCTGTAGTCGGCGAGGCTCTGCCGTTCGCTGCCGAACATGAACTCAACAAGATCAACGCGCTGTCCCAGAATCGGCTGGTTTCGGTCCAGGCGCCTCACCGCGGCGATCCAGGCGCCCTGAATCATGTTGGTAATCATGGGGTGAAACGCGCGAAAATTATACGCAACGCCTGGGAGCAGCCGAATGGCATTGTTTTCCAGCGAATGCGGATAGAGGAATATGCTGGGGCTGTCGCCGATCACCTGCAGTCGCCACAGAGGCATTCGCTCGACCACGGTGGCAACATGCCGAAGCAGCCGCGCCCAAATATTTCGCTGAGTTCTTATCCTGGCCAGGCTACCACCGTTGGCATTCTGAACATTGACAATTGCGTTGATGATGGCGGCTTGTTGGCCGGCATTCTGGTGCAACACTTGAGCGGGTGACGTACGTGGAAACGGTCGCGACTGCGGCCAGTAGTACTGAATGAACTTCTCGGCGACGACGTCGAGCGGTACCTCCAACTCGTCTCCCGAGTCGTCGCCCTGTTCCACGGCAATATCGGCCAGGGCCAGTAACAATGCATACTTATAAGTAGCGACGAAGCTTCCTTCTGCAAGAAGGCGCTGCAGATTTTGCAGAAAGCAGATCTGGGCATGTTCAGTCGGTCTCGCCATGGTTTAGTCGCGCCAGTACTTCGCCTTGTTCGGGAATATCCAGCGGAGCCCTCCGCGGGGATCATCACAGTCTCCCTCAAAACGCGGAATCAGGTGAA carries:
- a CDS encoding TusE/DsrC/DsvC family sulfur relay protein: MAATVLKTIDRPAVDPHPEQQTLLDEGGFLIDPALWTEEMAERLAWREGIGVLTEAHWRVILHVRARFHALGGMPSMRRVCRATGFSREAIYGLFGSCLRVWRIAGLPDPGEEAKAYM
- a CDS encoding phosphate acyltransferase: MPVLENAFSVTRERMREGRARVVFPEPDEPRVAEAALRMRAEGLCEPVALAEPSDAHVAALVDARGMKAGVARRLLTKPLYLGAAMVAAGEADAMVAGADSPTRRVIEAAGIGIGLADGVETPSSYFLMVFPDGREFIFADCAVNVAPDAGQLADIARASEASARALLGAARVALLSFSTGTSGAGDSVDTVRAAAAATGFDGPVQADAALNPRIAAKKGVGAGDANVLVFPSLDAGNIAYKLCQELAGAQAVGPFLQGFRRPVCDLSRGATVEDIIAATAVTVSTG
- a CDS encoding LysR substrate-binding domain-containing protein; the protein is MELRQLRSLIALVDGGFSVTRAAQAVHLVQPAVSQHLRQLEDELGTPLFLRHGKRLLGLTEAGLQVVQHARNALADTANIQAIGRDHAEESRGVLRIGTTHTQARYVLPPVLRAFNTAYPDVEVQIHQATPAQLVEAALADRIDLAICTEAIADHPDLAAFPAYRWNRCLIAPHGHPVLKRKPISLEVLCEYPIVTYVFGFTGRRNLSTSFAKLGLRPQVVLSAADTDVIKTYVREGMGIGIIAALAYQPDQDADLGRRDLSHLFPWEVTRIAYPKRKYVRRFQQRFMDLFQQEVDRVGKAHGLWRVSRTPGAEK
- a CDS encoding DUF2283 domain-containing protein, which codes for MKVKYFEDTDTLYIEFRSGDIAESRDLDENTVLDVDADGNICAITFEHASQRTDVRHLTVEGIAA
- a CDS encoding GGDEF domain-containing protein, which translates into the protein MTIILRRFLATILAGFLLATATQIPAKAEADLAPVRVQLKWFHQFQFAGFYAAEAQGYFREAGLDVTLVEGGPHVNPTQEVLGGRADFGVGTSGLLITRSRGLPVVGVAAIFQHSPYILIAHDDPEIVSPRDLEGRTIMVEPYSEELLAYLHREGVDSGRVNMVEHTGNPLEVVDGDVVGMTAYLTTEPFYLARAGERYRVFDPKVAGIDFYGDTLFTTADYAERNNEIVVAFREALVRGWTYAFNHQEEVIALIEREHEPEFGRDFLRFEADNIRRLLIPDLIEIGYMNPARWASIAREFEAAGLMHGPVDIDAFMFQPAEPTQWRWLLYTALITGLIVALSAAVLFKFYTLNRALRSEVHSRKLLEAELRERALTDSVTGTLNRHGFLEAMAREMERAARHDAPLSLLELDVDHFKRINDTHGHAAGDRILAFVGALCRAETRGIDIVSRIGGEEFMLALPDTEMGGAAMVARRVLDKLEASRPGLDDGTVLTVTASIGVATRLEGDSLDALMMRADHAMYEAKRAGRNQVSVAQPDG
- a CDS encoding citrate/2-methylcitrate synthase; amino-acid sequence: MSDDVKINRGLKGIYFERSGVSHIDGTRGELLYRGYSIHDLATQSTFEEVAYLLIHGELPTDKALSDFDARLKAARELPPQVHDIIAATKDGHPMDVLRTAVSALAALEPASREVSEEAFIANGIRLTSQVPMIVAAHEAIRNGREPVAPDPEMGHAANWLWMLKGKKPSEDAARLADVDFILHAEHGSNASSFAARVTIGTQANLHGAIVTALSTLAGPAHGGAAEDVMKMVQEIGSPEKAADYVKAKRAAREPVMGFGHRVYRAEDPRARHLREGVRRLSEEMGSPEWYEILQAVVEAMQPYSRHGLNVNVDFYSGVIYKLHGIPMDLYVPIFGIGRVPGWVVQCIEQLQSNILIRPLTLYNGPEKRDYVPISKR
- a CDS encoding Mut7-C RNAse domain-containing protein, which encodes MAGRISIRFYEELNDFLPAGQRKADIAHSFRNTGSVKDLIESMGVPHTEIDLILVNGVSVAFDYQVQDGDRVSVYPVFEALDIQPLTHLRPRPLRVTRFVLDVHLGRLAAYLRMLGFDCLYRNDYEDAALARLSVAEHRILLTRDRRLLMLKQVTHGYYVRARLPREQLVEVMTRFDLLRARRPFTRCLHCNGLIEPVDKEAVLERLLPRTREYYEKFWQCARCGKIYWKGSHYRRMQRLLATVEAGMAEPPGPT
- a CDS encoding type II toxin-antitoxin system HicB family antitoxin, with translation MITDGATRQEVVKEARRRVPPLQVTRSRELSCPSKAKRGQCLAPVAPLVAAKPALRAAMREEGVSNVALARRLGVSEAAVRRLVDPDHASRPDGVVAALSVLGRGLIIEDQRQVAA
- a CDS encoding membrane protein, coding for MKTTWYFRAVRTRPDRAAIRDEWIRRVMDHPERQAIQADGRIRRWARIMEREGRYLRVVLLSDGETVHNAFFDRGFKP
- a CDS encoding BrnA antitoxin family protein, with amino-acid sequence MSKRRKTAPDFQSEAEERAFWESHDSSDYVDWSKAQRVSLPNLKPSTKTISLRLPVALLERIKIEANKRDMPYQSLIKAWLAEDVARKHDG
- a CDS encoding BrnT family toxin — its product is MLNWAQVKGFDWDIGNARKSADKHGVSQAEAEQVFFNVPLLLATDSKHSVQEQRYHALGRTDDGRLLHITFTLRVSGTLIRVISAWNMHRKERIFYEQASQDRT
- a CDS encoding BrnA antitoxin family protein, yielding MSKRRKATPDFQSEAEERAFWESHDSSDYVDWSKAQRVSLPNLKPSTKTISLRLPVALLERIKIEANKRDMPYQSLIKAWLAEDVARNHSG
- a CDS encoding HNH endonuclease, with product MARPTEHAQICFLQNLQRLLAEGSFVATYKYALLLALADIAVEQGDDSGDELEVPLDVVAEKFIQYYWPQSRPFPRTSPAQVLHQNAGQQAAIINAIVNVQNANGGSLARIRTQRNIWARLLRHVATVVERMPLWRLQVIGDSPSIFLYPHSLENNAIRLLPGVAYNFRAFHPMITNMIQGAWIAAVRRLDRNQPILGQRVDLVEFMFGSERQSLADYRKVLLEIDGPRCFYCERQLRAASDVDHFIPRSRYPIDLGHNFVLAHPSCNRAKSDHLAALEHLQRWRQRNEEQDSKLTEAFDRRGLLHDRDASYQIARWAYAQADLQNGLLWKQGSELASLSPDWRAILSG